caccccaaggtctttttcttcatgactggttttatgtcttcatttcctatcttgtacatactcctgattcttctttcactcttgccaaactctattttcttgcattttgtcgtgttgaactccatttgccatgtacagctccatttccatattctgtccaagtcttcctggagtagttcgcaatctttgtcacatctcacttttcttaacaattttgcatcgtctgcaaataggctcacataactggacaccccatccaccatgtcatttatgtagaccgcgaacattactggtgccaacactgatccctgtggaactccactctccaccaagccccattctgatggtctgtccttaattattgttctcatttctcttcctaccaaaagtcttccatccattttagtaaactgccatgcactcctcctaccatttcaagtttccagatcagtctccgtgtggtaccttatcaaaggccttttttaaatccagatatattccatcagcccaaccatctctttcctgtattacatctatcaccctcgaatagtaacatatcaggtttgtcgtgcatgaacgcccttttctaaaaccaaattgacactcacaaagtatgtcattttctccaagaagtctgtccatctattcttcaccaccctctcacacatcttagctaccacacttgtaagtgacactggtctatagttcaatgggtctctcttgttacctgatttatagattgggacaatgttagctcttttccagtcttggggcactacaccttcccttaatgaggcatcaattacttcacaaactttttctgccagttgctccctgcattctcttaaaatccatcctgataccccatcaggtcccacagcttttctcacttctaaactccccatcatattcttgatctcctccacagttacttgaaactccttcataatccctttctgttccattaccagtggtttgtcaaaagcagtctcctttgtgaataccttccgaaagcatccattcatagcctctgccatttcctgggatcttcactgcatactccatttacttctaaactttcaatactttctctatttttgatgttgttgttcacatgtctgtaaaaaagccttggttggtctttacatttatcaattatatccttttcttgtttctttctttcttctcttctaatcaacacatattcatttcttgctcttttgtaactttcccactgcttaatccgtcttttccttctccacctcttccatgcatcctcttttcttgttctagccttttcacatctatcgttaaaccagtcctgctttccaacttctctatgttgtcttattggtacaaattttttctcaccttctttgtatatttttataaattccttccacttttcatttgctccttagcactcttgaatttcatccaatttgtctcttgaaagaatttctttaggtttccaaaatctgtcttggcataattccatcttcccactttatattcttcatttcttctagatttctcttcatctatcaccttgaactccaaaactgcatgatcactctttgctaaagggcactccaccctcatctcctcaatgaccattggctctgtactaaagaccaagtccagtcttgacgatgctccctctcctccaaacctagtatcttctttgacccactgagttaacacattttccattgccagtgtcaatagtgtatttcccatgttgtctctgatccttccattgaccagtcctcccaacacacctctttacaattaaaatctcccatcattatagttcgttcacagccacccaacatttcttccagacatgttcctgtatcacttatcatttcttcatattcctgtactgaccatgcatttgtcttaggtggtacgtacaccactatgtagtgcctctttttccttcattagtttctgctctgatctttagcacttctgcctttcccataccttctttcacttgatccacctttatatctttttaaccagcaacatcactcctcctcccatcttacctactctatttcttttccaaacattatatttccttctccaaccatcatcaggtcttctcctctctcagttttgtttcagtaagacccacaatatctgggttcttgtccctcaagtaatcgttgagttctaaaacccccgatatcactccatttatgttggaatacattacattccgctcatacgtaagtttctttagtcctttcttactgtacttttctgggttatgaaccacttcctcagtctcatatccaagtgtgtgtgtgtgtgtgtgtgtgtgtgtgtgtgtgtgtgtgtgtgtgtgtgtgtgtgtgtgtgaagtataaCAATTCTCACAATAGTGTttgcatcttcctcttcttcccttgatttttattttcatccagcAGATCATTTTCCTTGGCACAATAATTATTAAGAAGGGAATTTGTTGAAGCCCAGACTAATAGTTTCTCTACTTTTTCAATACTGTGATTATTATGACAACTCTCGAGTGGGAGTAAAGCATAATTTTCTGCCACAACATTCAGCGTTACCTCTGTTGCCACAGCTCTTTGTTTCAATGAATGACAAAAATCTGGCATTTCTGTAAGCTTCTTGATTACTATGTAGTTGTACATGATGATATTTACAACATATTCATCAGGATAAAGCAATGCACCTCTGCTAATACCTTGAATATAATGACAGTTTGGTAGGTTCTCAATAGAGCTATTGATAGATAAAATAGTTTTACAAGAAGCacacttaattttctttaaaacaaaaaaacaacagtaaccTGCCAAATATGTTAAAACTGAAAGAACATCCATACTTTTTTCAACATCATCTTCTGTTACATCAATATGGAACATTTCTTCATCGGAAATGGAATTTACATCAGCATTGTCCAATACAAATTCTTTAAATTCTGACAGtgttatgttcttgtttttgaagGGTAAACTTAAAACAGACAtccggatttttttttcacactcgAATATTTGCCTGACAGATATGTTATAGTTGCACCCAGCAAGTTGGCGGTATTGGCTAAACCTAAACTCTAACTGATCTGTCTGAAAATTTGATGTTAATATAAAATTCATATTTAACTCATTAATGCAGTAACTGGTTAATTCCATAATCGCATTAGTAGTGTGTTTTAAAGCTGTAAAAGTTTCTCTGGTTAATTTTCCCCCGATTTCTGTCATGGAATCCCAGTGGTCTAACcaaattgaaaattttttaagaAACACAAAACTTTCATCACTTGAATTTTTTGTTAGTGGACTCGCATACTTGTTGTTGAGGCGCTTACCTTTACAAGAAGAATTTACATTCATTATTGTCCACCTAGTGTTGATTATTGAGATGTAATTTGCAACATCTTCATAAGAAGGCAAGCTGTACTTTTTTCCGGCAGACCTCAGGGCTTCGGTGACATAATCGCTGAATATTCGGAGAGCCAATGTgacattttgtttttctaaatTGGAGGGACACAACAACTTAAGATTAAGTTTGTATGCATGTTTTAGGAGTGAATTGGCTTCCAAAGAATGAAGTTTCTTTAGTGTGTTGAAGGGTGCAGTACAAGTTTCTTTTGTATGACTAAAGCCATCAATCGGAAAATATGGAAATTTCATagttttttcactatctctttgGCCTAGCCAGTTATTCCGAATACATTTCAGTAAGTGTACAGcatcaaacaaaaaaagagaggtcTAGATTTCAATGAAGGGTGACGATATACTATTGAAAGTTGTGGAGTATTAGCAAAGAATGACATGGCCttcttattaaccccttccttaccgcaagcctgttttgtggtacgtgcgtaccacgCGCAAAAGCGAACTCGTGGTACCGCAAGATGCTGGCAtggtacgtgcgtaccacaccaatacatttccgtgtataaccgtggcctgagtgcggattttgcctttttcatactccacgtggttcactataaacaaacaaacactgaaggcgttatttttagccaccccagcgtaacaaaactatcccccccactagccaatcaatatcggagttaatttttcatgcataaactataaagcaaatcactattctttgacatatattattcccacagtccccccaagaacatcagttctctagtatcggccgtggtgaaactgctctattgcctctagttagagataatggcgtctgcttcgtgtagcagcgatgaggattatcataattatgagacagatagtgaggatatactggaagactctccagatgaatatgattcagactatgatcctgaaaagaaataggagagagtgatagtgacagcagtgttgaaaccctctcggcaagtgagggggagcagcctagttatgactgcctcagggccaccctcaccaggtgcagtgtgtgtggtgctgaatttatgattagtgcacaatttatgattatgtttacgttttcttttattaataaaatgacaaaaatatgtttagaaaaaagtacataacactgagttagaaagaaatataatgtgtagatctggctgtgaggcacgtgcgcacacgggcagggggctgcggtataggaggggaacgctttgtttatatcgggcggtggctgcggtaaggaaggggttaatgctgTTATTGTCTGTCACCACAGATATCACTCTGAATCCATTTTTTTCCAAGCCAATTACAATGTCCTTTATAAATGTGAAAAGAATTTCTGCTTTTAAAGTTCTAACTTGCAAAAATATGAACAACATCTTTAAAGTTTGAGCACACACTACTTATCATGAAAATGAAAGCACTCTTGGCAGCTTCATCACAATTAAAAGCAGAACCAACAACATTTCCTCCCTTGTAATCAAAATATTGCTTAATGTGTATTTCATCAATCATCAGGGAAACAGTCATATCATTTTGGGTAAAAAATTTAaacttcttttttatgtaagagaggaagtgaCAATTTTGTTGTTCTGGTACTGGAGTCATgctaagagaaagagacagtagTCGCACGGTTGAATAACATGGGAGAAGCAAGTAGCCAACATTTCTGAGTAATCTGTAACCTTGGGGGAAGCAGTTATACATAAGAGATGAGAAAACTATGAACTCAGGGGAATAACTTAGTCTCTTTTTTGTCATAAGGTGAAGCTGTTCACATATAAATTTCAAATTGTCTCTATACTTAGTGCTTGTTTCTTGCAGTTGTGTCAAGATGGAAATGACTAATTGTAGGAGAAATATGAATTTAGAGTCTGTAGGACAAGTACTGCTACTCATATTTTGTTCAAAGTCACATTCCCGAAGgttacataaaatttcttccagtGAGTCAATGCTATTAATTTCTGAAGGGATTTTGTAATTTTCTAGCTTTTCCAATTCAACACTCTCAAAAAATACTTTTACTCTACTTGAATCGCTGATTGTTACTGAACATTTAATTTTGGGCTCAGGGTTGGCAGTCACATGGCAAACCACTACTGAATCTTCTCTCTCAATAATCTTCCAGTACTTATCTAAATGTTTAAATTCTTTGACCAGTTCATCTAAATCTCTAAATTTTCTGCGCTCCTTAAGTTCTTCATGGTCAACAACACTCTGTTTAAGGGCTTCTTCAATTGCAATCTCTTCCATCCTGGATCTCCTTTCATCAGGTGATTCCCTCGCAGATACTGGTGACGGTGAGAGATAAGCGGGGCAGTTGGGAAGTTGCAAGGGAACAACTCCCTGTCGCAGTCATGGATGCTGTGGAGAGacgaataattattataatttattgTAAAGAATTTTCAAACTGAACCTCATATTACAAAATTTCTTAAAATAATCAGATAACTGTGTGTTTACTTGGTTTAAATACATTAAATAATTCACAACACCAATACAAACAGTTAGTAGACAACTATGCCTAGCAAGGAATACTCACAATAATATAAACTTTTCACctaataaaatttaaaaaatatttaCAGTAGTTTATAgtatgagtaaaaaaaatattgatgaagACATACTCGTAAGCCTACTTTGCTAAGGTGAGCGTCACTGTGGCCACTTATCCTGTACCATCAATTCTAATTAATTAAGCTTATGATGAAGCTGATTCTGGTCAGTACCCTGGGTCACAGGGCCACTGTGGCCACTAGTTGGATTGCCACAGTTACTTACCTATTTTATTGAGTTAACCCTAGGAAAGTCTATGGTCATTGGATTAAATCAAGCCAAAGACTGCAGTTTTAATATCATAAACATACCTTCAACTTGGCTTGGACTTTGGTCAAATTCCTCTCATCGAAAAAGGTCTCGCATTCGATGTCTTCTGGCCGAAAGAGCAGCTTACATACCTGAAAGAGTCCATTATGATAAATAACACAGTCAGCTAAATAATAGCATAAACCCTATACACCAACACCTGTGGTGATaacgtatatatatgtattataatacacaccctttagaccagcaagttaAAAACACACCCTTTAGACAAGCCAGCTAAAAACATcgcctttagaccagcaagataaacataccctttagactagcaacttaaaaacaccccctttagaccaTCAAGCTAAAAACATACACTTTAGACCAGCAACTTAAAAACAcctcctttagaccagcaagctgaAAACACTCCTTTTAGACCAACAAGGTAACCCCGCCCCCCTTTAGACCATCAAGCtaaaaacatccctttagaccagcaagctaaaaacaccctCTTTAGACCAGCACACTAAatacatccctttagaccagcaagctaaaaacaacCCCTTCAGACCAACAAACTGAAAACACTCCTTATGGACCAACAAGCTAAACCACCCTCCTTTAGACCATCAaactaaaaacacccctttaaaccagcaagctaaaaactcCCCTTTTAGACCCCtttagataggttaggttaagataggttatgGCAGGCTAGGGTTAGGTTATTGCCCacctttctctgtttatctcaCCAACAATTAATTTGCATAAAAGCTGTTCTTGATTTTAAAACATTTAGGCTGTTCAATACATTTGtttcattacctaacctaacctacccttacctatcctaaccaaacctaaggtAGTACTCGAGTAGCCAAGGTTCCTTATGTTCACCTACACTAAATATATCATAAACTGATATCATCACTTCATTatacagggtgtaacacgagtttctgcgaATACTTCTAGAGGCAAAAGTACAAGTTATTCTAAGTAGAAAATGTTCTATACTCATATGACTTTTGAGGCTTTGTTTAGTCGTGGGTGAAATTTTTAAGTGTAGCTGGTACGGGCGATTGTTTTATTTCGTAGAAACACCATGTCCACcttactgtaagtgtgtggtACTTTCAACAGAGATTTTTGGTCTGTCAAAATCATGCAGTACCATCGAAATTTATTTACCATCAATCTTGGCGTGAAATTCCGAACAGCTGATCTGCTGGTAGCCTCCCTCAGGCAGGCAAGGTGTCCTAGTATAGCCTATTACTTTATTTGTCAGTAATTACAGACATTCTAACACTGTGTCAGATTTATCTGTAAATCACCTCTCTGTCAATACTACTCGTCTCATTGCAGAATATTGCTATACCCCAAAACTTGTAGAAATGATAGCGAGTTATCAGTTTGTTCAATGGTGAAAAGTAGTGAGTTATTCAATCATCATTTCTGCAAATTTGTAGGTGTTACAGTATCCCATGATCAGACAAGTGGTATTACAGATTAGGAATTTACCGGTAAACATTACACAATGTTAACATGTCTGTAATtagtgacaaataaaataaaaggctaaCCAACCTCCCTTGCAGGAAGGCGTTAGTGAGGCTATCTAGCAGAAAATTACCTGTTTGAAATTTCACGTTAAGACGGTGACGGTAAATAAATTTTGATTG
The Portunus trituberculatus isolate SZX2019 chromosome 39, ASM1759143v1, whole genome shotgun sequence DNA segment above includes these coding regions:
- the LOC123515452 gene encoding uncharacterized protein LOC123515452 isoform X1 yields the protein MEEIAIEEALKQSVVDHEELKERRKFRDLDELVKEFKHLDKYWKIIEREDSVVVCHVTANPEPKIKCSVTISDSSRVKVFFESVELEKLENYKIPSEINSIDSLEEILCNLRECDFEQNMSSSTCPTDSKFIFLLQLVISILTQLQETSTKYRDNLKFICEQLHLMTKKRLSYSPEFIVFSSLMYNCFPQGYRLLRNVGYLLLPCYSTVRLLSLSLSMTPVPEQQNCHFLSYIKKKFKFFTQNDMTVSLMIDEIHIKQYFDYKGGNVVGSAFNCDEAAKSAFIFMISSVCSNFKDVVHIFAS